DNA from Triticum aestivum cultivar Chinese Spring unplaced genomic scaffold, IWGSC CS RefSeq v2.1 scaffold16167, whole genome shotgun sequence:
actgggccgttttttcggcgccggcgccgaaaaagtggtcTGGGGGGCCTGTtgtgggcgcggctggagatgcccttactcaTGGTGGAGTGAAGCTATAGGCACTTACTAATGGAGGAGTGAAGCTAGCTGCTCTATAAATATGTGTCAACCACGCAAAAGAAGATGTATTCCGTTTTCATCTTGGTAGAGCAGAACGCGATATGGCGGCGTCATGGCTCCTCAAACATCCTTGTCCACCAGCAAGGCCATGGACAAGAACAAGGAATGGTATGGGTCTCCGTCTCCAGGTGACCACCATCACTTACCGGTATGTACGTACATATGTACTTCACTTCAGGCGAATCTATGATGAATTAGGTGTACGTAGGACTGTATACATGCATGCAATTCAATAGATCGCTGGATTTTACGCAGGCGAAGCACGTGCACTGGCCGGAGCCGGAGCACCGACGAAGAGTGGCTGGCGTACCTGGAGCCGGCCAAGCTAGAGGTGTTCGATCAGCTAGAGCCCTGGGCGGCGGCGAACGTGGTGCCGCTCCTTAAGCCCTCGGAGGTGGCGTGGCAGCCGACGGACTTGCTGCCGGACCCGGCGTCGCTCGGCGCTGACGGCTTCCACGCGGCATGCTGCGACATCCGTGCCCGCGCGGCTGGCCTGCCCGACGCGCACCTGGTCTGCCTCGTGGGCAACATGGTGACGGAGGAGGCCCTGCCAAGTTATCAGAGCATGGCGAACCGCTTCGAGGCCGTGCACGACCTCACCGGCTCCAGCGGCACCGCCTGGGCGCGCTGGACCCGCGGCTGGTCCGCCGAAGAGAACCGCCACGGCGGCTCAACAGGTACCTCTACCTCTCCGGGCGCGTCGACATGCGGCAGGTCGAGAGGACCGTCCACAACCTCATCCGGTCCGGGATGGTCCTGAAAGCCGCCCGGAGCCCCTACCACGGCTTCATCTACGTTGCTTTCCAGGAGCGCGCCACCTTCATCTCCCATGGCAACACCGCGCGGCGCGCCAAGGAGCACGGCGACGTGGCGCTCGCGCGCATATGCGGTGCCATCGCCGCCGACGAGAAGCGCCACGAGCTGGCCTACACGCGCATCGTGGCGAAGCTCTTCGAGATCGACCCCGACGGCGCGGTGCGTGCGCTCGCCTACATGATGCGCCGTCGGATCGTCATGCCGGCGTCCCTCATGACCgacggccacgacggccacctcttCACACACTACGGAGCTGTGGCTCACCAGGCCGGCATTTACACGGCCTCCGACTACCGTGGCATTCTGGAGCACCTGATAAAGCAGTGGGGAGTGGAGGAGCTGGTGGCCGCCGGGCTCTCTGACGAGGGGAGGCGTGCGCGAGACTACGTGTGCGCACTCCCACATAAAATCCGAAGGTTGGAGGAGAAGGCCCACGAACGTGGCCGCCACAAGGCCCAGCCCACGACATCCATCCCATTTAGCTGGATCTTTGATCGGCCCATCAAAATCACGGTTGCCTAGTTAAATTATTCTTACTTGCCCTAAATACTTACTTGGCCTAAATATCTTTAAATAAATTTCTCTATTCATGTATACTTTGCTATCGCCCAAATGGCGGCGCCGAAAGTACTATATCATACTATTGTAGTCGTGAGTTATGGTATTGTACTACAGTATTTTCATAAGTTGTTTTATTATCACATTCGAAAATGGAAACATGGAGGTTGAAAGTTGTATTCATGTATGTCTTTTTGTCACTGTAACATCCAAAACTATATCTGAGAGTCGTCAAAACTAATTGCTATTAATAAGTGGTTATACATCCATCATGGAAAATGAGTTTATttccttccttttttttccttAAGATGCAATTAGGTCGAGCAGCCATTTCCCACCGTGGACAGTGAATTTTTTGGGATTCCCTCCTCTATCTGCCTCTTTGGTGTGTGAGGTGCGAAGAACCTCGGTGCCTCAGTGCCAACTCGTAGAGAGGTTAGGGTTTGGTTTCCACAGTTGAGTATTGTTGATGGTTGCAACGATGGCAACCTTTTATTAAGTTTACCTTGAGTTTTCCCATTTTGATGGCGGCGTTGATGACTCATGGGTGTAGATCCCTGGCAACGATGAGGCGGGTTTCCATGGTATGCCGACACAGCTATGCCGACAATTTTCCACTACAATTTGCTGGTGAGTTAGGGTTCCCCTCATGTTGCTCCATCCTCGGGTGCCGGCAATATGCATGTGAGTTATAATTGAAGGTTGGCTCTTGAATTTGCGTCACTTCCAATTATGTCGACTTTTTTTTCCATGGTGTTGGTCCTGCAGGACTGTGACCTTGACAACTTCCCATCCACACCAACTTTAGGTTGGCTCCCATAATGGATCGGATGCAACCGGCCcatttgggaggaagaagaagatcgcCCCGCGGCTTgtgatgtaattttatttattctCTCGAGTAGTAATTTACTTAATAGATCTAAGTGCTTTTATTGATTAAAAAACATCCATAGTCGTGTAGCATAAAtgactactacctctgtcctggtttatcggtcctcattgtaatctgtgccaaattttgaccataaatttaactaacaaaatgctcatgcatgtcacaaaaagttatatcattgaaaactatgttcaaatacgaacccaatgttataatttttgttaacatgtactgatattttgtcagttaaatctttgatcaaaatttggcacaaactacataGAGGACTAATAAACTAAGACGGAGGTAGTAGTGAAAAGTAAGAATTTGACAAAACAACTATAAAGTTTTGCTAAGCTTCACCTCGGATGTTAGAGTACTAAAATTCATGAGAAAATATATGTAAACAGAAACATAAGCAAAACCATGAACATAAGGAGAAACCATTTGCATTTGTATTGTGTATCTTCGTCGGAATGTGTGTGGAGGCGTGTTTTCAACGAATCTTTCGATCCGTTGATCCAATCTTCTGATATACATCTCTTTTCATTAACGGTTGTTGTTATTCTAGTGTGTTGATCCTATGGGGCATCTATTACAATAAGCTCACCCGCCTTTGAAGTAAATAAAAAAACTTGGCTCTGCTAGTGAAAGAGGAGATGTGACGTTGACATGTCTTCGGCTCATTTCAGTGTTTGTAGCGAACGCTAGGTGATCTATGGatgtcttttatttatttatttatgatatATCTAATATGTAACGACAGACGATAAAAAAAAGAGGTTTTCTTGAAGAAAATGATGCTTCCCTGATCACAGAAAGAAAAGTATTCCATCGCGATGCGGCACGGACTACAAGAAAAAGTAGGCGCAGAAAGTGCACACGATCGCGGTGGACTTGTTAATCCTCGTCTCCCGGAGACGTGGATTGCTTCAGGAAGGATCGGCCGGAGACGTGGAGGTCGCACGTGGCAGCACCACCAGCCCAATTCAACACTCCCTTGCCCAGCTGCCGCACCGCCACCGCCGCGGACACTCCTACTCGCCTCCCCAGCAAGCCACGCGCGCGTGCTCACTGCTCAGCTCGCAGACCCAGCCATGGCGACGCCGACTCcgacccccacctcgcccgcttcCATCCGGGCGTCAGGCGGCCCTGGCGCTGGCGACCGATGGGTGGTCCGCGCCCAgccggcggcggccgagctggtGGAGCGGTCGGTGACCACCATCCGGTTCCTGGCCGTGGACGCGGTGGAGAAGGCCAAGTCCGGCCACCCGGGGCTCCCAATGGGGTGCGCGCCGCTGGGCCACGTCCTCTTCGACGAGTTCCTCCGCTTCAACCCGGCCAACCACGCCTGGTTCGACCGCGACCGCTTCGTGCTCTCCGCCGGCCACGGCTGCATGCTCCACTACGCGCTGCTCCACCTCGCCGGATACCAAGGCGTCACGGTCAGCTCTCTCACATTTCTTTTGACTTCCAGAGGAACTCTGTATTTGTGCTCTGCCAAACTCTGTATGTGTGCTATGTCAAAAGTCTGAACTCTGAACTTGTTTCATATCACACGACCAACGTACTGTTTAACTAATTTTTTATCAAATCTTTCATAGGAGGTTCAAACCTTCCTTCACGAGTAAAATAGAAGTTGAAATTTCAGGTGTAAATTCATGACTGAAATCTGAAAAGAGATTACTGAAATCTGCAATCACAGCATTTTCAGTATACATGTAGATGTGGAATTCTCAAGTAAATTCATAACTCTGTATTTGTCCTATGTCTGTCCGGGTAACAGAAAATTGTTTTGAGCCGTTGGAAAATCATGTTTTGGGAGCATCTAGTTATTCTTATTTTTCAGTAACTGGGAGCAAATTCTATTGGGTGAGCATGTTGGGAAAATGATGGGTGGTGCGATGaatttctctgaactcttttgACAAAAAAGAACAGTCTGAACTCGGAAGTTGTTTCATATTTGTTGAAGTTGTTTCATATTTGTTGATGCAGATAGATGACCTGAAAGCTTTCCGGCAGTGGGGGAGCAGAACTCCTGGTCATCCAGAAAATTTTGAAACAGAAATCCTGAGGAGTACAAGGAGAGGTCCTACCAAGCGATGTTACTTCCAGGATTAGCATCGAAGCCGGCGTCACACTGGGATGGGAGAAGTATATCGGGCCGAAGGGCAAAGCAATCGGCATTGACCGTTTTGGTTCAAGTGCTCCTGCTGGAAGAATATACAAGGAGCTTGGTCCGACGGTGGAAAATCTGATTGCAACAGCTAAATCACTGTAAAGCGATCATTGCATTGCTCAACAGCCAAATCTCCTTAAGGTTTGCTCCTATATCCTATATGTTATCTTAGTAATCAATAAATGGCAGTCTCAAGGTTTGTTTGTTGCAGCTCAAGGGGCATATTGAGGTGTAAATAATAACAATATCTGCCTAACAGGCCTAATAATTAAGCCAGTTTGTTTTTCCAACTCAGCTAAGTAATAGATAGTTCTGGGAGTGCCCACTGCAATTCATATAGAATTACTTCATATAGAATTACTGTGTCCCCTCGAAAATTTAAGACACTCGTATATATTTTGTGCCGTCAAGTTGCAAGTTACTGTGGCACGGCGATTAAATTGCCAGAATCTGAACTCCATTGCTGTCGGCAACAAAGTCACCATGCCTTGTTTCTTGTATTTGTTTTACAAGGGTCAAAGAATCCCCCATTCTTATACATGACAAAAATCTCAGGAAGGCGGTTGATCCTCTAGCATTCTATGTCATACATTCCGGCCATATTTCCTAGCTAGTTGGTTTCTGAAAAACAAAGTGTAACCCTTGTCTAGCTACAAGTTACTATGGTCCTGGGATTATGTCGCCAGGATCTGAAAATGATTGCAATCTCCTCCCTGCGTGGCGACAATGGAGCCGCTAAGGTGACTGAGAATTCCTCCAGAGCTGCACCATTGGACAAGAGGAAATTTGCAAGTATCCTGTCGAAGCCATTCCCAGTGTACTTGGCGATGTTGATCCTTTTGAGGCTATGGCGGGAGCAAGGGATGCCCCATCGCCACATGCTCCTCAACATCCAGTCATCATCATACATGTCGTCCTCGTTGTCACAGATCTCCGGCTCAGGGTCTAAATCTTAGTACTCATCGTCAGAGTAGTATGTCTTCTTCAATGTCTCGGAGCCCAGAGGAAACAAGGACAGCGCTTCCAGGTGTAGGGTGCTGGCGACGAGGACGGCGACGGACCGGACGACGTGATCGGCGGCCAAGAACCCCTTGAGGACCAGGTGCCGGAGCTGGGGTAAGTGGTCGCGGGCTATGGCTGTGATCTCGCTGCTGTAGTAGGCCATTGAGGGGCGCAGCTTGAGGTGAAGGTACGTCAGCTTCTTGCACCGGCTGATGAGCTCCGAGACTGGAGCAACCTCCATTGGTGCTTTGCTTGTGAGGTCCTCACAGATATCGATGGTCAGCGCCGCCACTTCGCCATAGTTGGGGATGTCAAGGATGGTGTCCGAAGGGAGGCCGCCCTTGTAGCGTAGGGACCGCAGGCACTGTGTCCGCAGCACGACCCGCCGGGCGTTGTGGCAGCAGACCATGGCGAAGCTCCGGAGGCGGTCGCTGGACACGGTGATCGTGGTGGCGGTCGGGCACTCCTCGAGcgtcaggtcggcgaggtgcgggCAGCTCGAGACCAGCTGCTGCAGCACCGCGGCCGGCGCCATGATCCGCTTCAGGCAGAGCGTCTCGAGCGACGCGGCGACGACGACGCCCCAGGGGCCAGGGCAGGTCGAGCGTCCAGTTGGCCAGGCGCAGGCGGCGCAGCGTGGCGCACCGGAAGAGCTGGCGCGGCGTCGTGGTGTAGCTGCCCCTGACGTCTTCCCCGAAGTCGGCCTTCCCGAACCAGTCGAAGGGGCAGAGCCTGCGGCGGGAGTAGTGCCGGTACTGCAGCGCGAGGTCGATCTCCtcggcgccggaggaggcggcggtggcgatcCAGCCGTCGAGCAGGTCGTCCGGCGGCTGGCGCGCGTGCAGCCGGAGGACACGGATCGGCGTGGTGGGGCCCTTGGAGAAGATGGCGCCCGTCACCTTGCTGTCGATAGGGATGAAAACGGAGGCAAACGGACGGAATTGAGtgttatcatatttgttttcatatttttttgcagaagcagaaacgaatacagaaaccccggaaaTGAATACGAAA
Protein-coding regions in this window:
- the LOC123172221 gene encoding transketolase, chloroplastic, yielding MATPTPTPTSPASIRASGGPGAGDRWVVRAQPAAAELVERSVTTIRFLAVDAVEKAKSGHPGLPMGCAPLGHVLFDEFLRFNPANHAWFDRDRFVLSAGHGCMLHYALLHLAGYQGVTIDDLKAFRQWGSRTPGHPENFETEILRSTRRGPTKRCYFQD